The following coding sequences are from one Desulfosporosinus orientis DSM 765 window:
- a CDS encoding SDR family NAD(P)-dependent oxidoreductase codes for MWDQKKVLVTGAGGFIGSHLTEALVKARANVRVFLRYNSRDGRGNLEDLDPGLLDGVEIITGDLRDADAIERAVKGCDTVFHLGALVGIPYSYQNPREVVETNIMGTLNILTAARDYGVERIVNTSTSEVYGSALYVPIDEAHPFQGQSPYSASKIGADKLAESFYASYDLPVVTVRPFNCYGPRQSARAIIPTLITQALACKEIRLGNTDTLRDFTYIADTVEGFIKAAQSQSGLGKAINIGSGREISIGQLAQIVQNTVQSNAKIVFERGRVRPRRSEVSRLLADNSLAKKTIGWEPRVSLEEGINLTVVWIAAHMNRFHIGKYQI; via the coding sequence GTGTGGGATCAGAAAAAGGTCTTAGTTACTGGAGCCGGCGGTTTCATTGGAAGCCACTTGACAGAGGCCTTAGTCAAAGCAAGAGCAAATGTTCGAGTTTTTCTTCGATATAATTCTAGAGATGGTCGTGGTAATTTAGAGGACTTAGATCCGGGATTATTAGACGGGGTAGAAATCATTACAGGAGATTTACGCGATGCTGATGCAATCGAACGAGCAGTAAAAGGGTGTGACACAGTTTTTCACTTAGGGGCATTGGTGGGGATTCCGTATTCTTATCAGAATCCTCGTGAGGTAGTGGAAACCAATATTATGGGAACCCTTAATATACTCACAGCAGCTCGTGATTATGGAGTAGAGAGGATTGTGAACACTTCAACGAGTGAAGTATATGGATCAGCGCTGTATGTTCCGATTGATGAGGCGCATCCTTTCCAAGGTCAGTCCCCATATTCAGCCAGTAAAATAGGTGCAGACAAGTTAGCAGAAAGTTTTTATGCCTCCTATGATTTGCCGGTTGTGACCGTGAGGCCATTTAACTGTTATGGCCCTAGACAATCTGCACGTGCTATCATCCCAACGCTGATAACCCAGGCCTTGGCATGTAAAGAAATACGTCTCGGCAACACCGATACTTTGCGGGATTTTACCTATATCGCGGATACGGTAGAAGGCTTTATTAAAGCGGCTCAGAGTCAATCAGGATTGGGTAAAGCAATCAATATTGGCTCTGGAAGAGAGATTTCTATCGGGCAATTAGCTCAGATTGTTCAAAATACTGTTCAAAGTAATGCAAAAATAGTTTTTGAAAGGGGGAGAGTCCGACCCAGACGAAGCGAGGTAAGCCGCCTATTAGCAGACAATAGTCTAGCAAAAAAAACGATCGGTTGGGAACCTCGTGTGTCACTTGAAGAAGGAATTAATTTAACTGTAGTTTGGATCGCTGCCCATATGAATCGATTTCATATAGGAAAATATCAGATATAA
- a CDS encoding tetratricopeptide repeat-containing glycosyltransferase family 2 protein: MVSKKITVSLCIIVKNEEKTISRCLDSVKDICDEIIIVDTGSSDQTKEIVKKYPVKILDFAWIDDFAAARNFAFSQATMDYILWLDADDVLRIEDQEKILKLMKNLDPYVDAVSMLYHYAFDQHGNVSFSFRRNRLVKRDKNFRWVGAVHEYLEVSGNILNSDICVTHKRMQGHSSDRNLKIFERRREKGESFSPRDLYYYGNELFDHRLYSRAVEVYQEFLQTGQGWVEDEISACGKLADCFKELGETEKQLEYCYKSFNYASPRAEFCCRLGFYFLNAKQYEQGAFWYKLAARLEKPIGNSGFMIEACWTWLPHLQLCVCYDRLGKHELAYEHNEIAREYSPENAQVLYNKKYFEEVLGIGTKKQEIGQV; encoded by the coding sequence ATGGTTAGTAAGAAAATCACAGTTAGTCTGTGTATTATCGTTAAGAATGAAGAAAAAACAATCAGCCGTTGTCTCGATTCTGTCAAAGATATTTGCGATGAGATAATTATTGTTGATACCGGTTCGTCAGATCAAACCAAAGAGATTGTTAAGAAGTATCCAGTCAAAATATTAGATTTTGCCTGGATCGACGACTTTGCTGCTGCCCGCAATTTTGCTTTCAGTCAGGCAACCATGGATTATATCCTCTGGCTGGATGCAGATGATGTTTTGAGGATTGAAGATCAAGAAAAAATTTTAAAACTTATGAAAAATTTAGATCCGTATGTAGACGCTGTGAGTATGCTTTACCATTATGCCTTTGATCAGCATGGAAACGTCTCGTTTAGTTTCCGGAGAAATCGCTTGGTTAAAAGGGATAAAAACTTTCGTTGGGTTGGGGCAGTACACGAGTATTTGGAAGTGTCAGGTAATATCTTGAACTCGGACATTTGTGTGACCCATAAGCGGATGCAAGGTCATAGTTCGGATCGCAACCTAAAGATATTTGAGAGGCGAAGAGAGAAGGGTGAGTCGTTTTCTCCGCGGGATTTATATTATTATGGCAATGAATTGTTCGATCATAGACTCTATAGTAGAGCAGTTGAAGTTTATCAAGAGTTTTTACAGACCGGACAGGGCTGGGTTGAGGACGAAATCTCTGCATGTGGGAAACTAGCGGATTGTTTTAAGGAGTTAGGAGAAACAGAAAAACAACTTGAATATTGCTACAAATCCTTCAATTATGCCTCTCCTAGAGCCGAATTTTGCTGCCGGTTAGGTTTTTATTTTCTAAATGCTAAGCAGTATGAACAAGGGGCTTTCTGGTATAAACTGGCTGCTCGATTAGAAAAACCCATTGGTAATTCGGGATTCATGATTGAAGCTTGTTGGACATGGTTACCCCATTTACAGTTGTGCGTTTGCTATGATCGTTTAGGTAAACATGAATTAGCCTATGAGCATAACGAGATTGCTAGGGAGTATAGTCCAGAAAATGCTCAGGTTCTCTATAACAAGAAGTATTTTGAAGAGGTTTTAGGTATAGGAACTAAAAAACAAGAAATCGGGCAAGTGTAG